Proteins from a genomic interval of Oscillospiraceae bacterium:
- a CDS encoding stage V sporulation T C-terminal domain-containing protein, whose amino-acid sequence MKATGIVRRIDDLGRIVIPKEIRRTLRLRDGDALEIFTEKNGEVIFKKYSPVAEMFEFATSYCDALFKGAGCAVCVFDRDGVIASAGIPKKDITDAKLPPRAEELFELRKQYVRKSGDEPITVGMGGMCISVLSPISSEGEIVGAIAALNDGRTDSEEAMKLLIATAAVFLGKQLS is encoded by the coding sequence ATGAAAGCAACAGGAATTGTACGAAGAATAGACGATCTCGGAAGAATAGTAATACCAAAGGAAATAAGAAGAACGCTCAGACTTCGGGACGGTGACGCTCTGGAGATCTTTACAGAAAAAAACGGAGAAGTAATTTTTAAAAAATACTCGCCCGTAGCAGAAATGTTCGAATTCGCGACGAGCTATTGTGACGCGTTGTTTAAGGGCGCGGGGTGCGCAGTCTGTGTATTTGACAGGGACGGAGTAATCGCAAGCGCCGGTATTCCAAAAAAAGATATCACGGACGCAAAGCTGCCTCCCAGAGCAGAGGAGCTGTTCGAATTAAGAAAGCAATATGTCAGAAAAAGCGGCGACGAACCGATAACCGTTGGCATGGGCGGAATGTGTATATCCGTTCTTTCTCCGATTTCTTCCGAAGGGGAGATTGTCGGAGCCATAGCGGCACTAAACGACGGGCGCACCGACTCTGAAGAAGCTATGAAGCTGCTTATTGCCACCGCAGCCGTTTTTTTGGGCAAACAGCTCAGTTGA